One Curtobacterium herbarum genomic window carries:
- a CDS encoding isochorismatase family protein, with the protein MARALLITDVQNDFTEGGALAVDGGAALAERITAFLRRHADEYDVVVASRDWHDATGDNGGHFAVTDSPDGSDSPDGPDFRNTWPVHCVADTPGAEYHPALDLSFVDVHVRKGQGEPAYSAFEGTTDAGADLVDVFFDRDVHAVDIVGIATDHCVRASALDGVHAGLDVFVYEDLVVGIDPASSEAALEEVRDDGGHTGRSDMDEGRQRPGGAVL; encoded by the coding sequence ATGGCCAGGGCACTGCTCATCACCGACGTCCAGAACGACTTCACCGAGGGCGGCGCGCTCGCGGTCGACGGGGGAGCGGCACTCGCCGAGCGGATCACCGCGTTCCTCCGTCGGCACGCCGACGAGTACGACGTCGTGGTCGCCTCCCGCGACTGGCACGACGCCACCGGGGACAACGGCGGACACTTCGCCGTGACCGACAGCCCGGACGGTTCGGACAGCCCGGACGGTCCGGACTTCCGGAACACGTGGCCGGTGCACTGCGTCGCCGACACACCCGGAGCCGAGTACCACCCGGCACTCGACCTGTCCTTCGTCGACGTCCACGTCCGCAAGGGGCAGGGTGAGCCGGCGTACTCGGCGTTCGAGGGCACGACCGACGCGGGGGCCGACCTCGTCGACGTCTTCTTCGACCGTGACGTGCACGCCGTCGACATCGTCGGCATCGCCACCGACCACTGCGTCCGGGCGTCCGCGCTCGACGGGGTCCACGCGGGTCTCGACGTCTTCGTCTACGAGGACCTCGTGGTGGGCATCGATCCGGCCAGCAGCGAGGCTGCGCTCGAGGAGGTCCGCGACGACGGCGGACACACCGGGCGCAGCGACATGGACGAGGGGCGTCAGCGCCCGGGAGGAGCGGTCCTGTGA
- a CDS encoding exodeoxyribonuclease III: MTRLRLATVNVNGIRAAFRKGMGDWLADRDVDVLALQEVRASTEDLTGLLGDEWDVVHDPASAKGRAGVAIASRHRAQLHRVELGAEDFDSAGRWIEADYEIGGRTVTVVSTYVHSGEVDTPKQDEKWKFLDAMTKRLPALREHNPLAVVVGDLNVGHDQRDIKNWKGNVKRAGFLPRERAYFSRFFGADGEPVEGADGSTGPGLGWVDVGRAQAGDVDGPYTWWSWRGQAFDNDSGWRIDYQVATPELAATVTSYTVDRAAAYDQRWSDHAPVVVDYEL, from the coding sequence ATGACACGCCTGCGCCTCGCGACCGTCAACGTCAACGGCATCCGTGCCGCGTTCCGGAAGGGGATGGGCGACTGGCTCGCCGACCGTGACGTCGACGTGCTCGCCCTGCAGGAGGTCCGTGCCTCGACCGAGGACCTGACCGGGCTGCTCGGCGACGAGTGGGACGTCGTGCACGACCCCGCGTCGGCGAAGGGCCGCGCCGGGGTCGCCATCGCCTCCCGCCACCGGGCACAGCTGCACCGCGTCGAGCTCGGTGCCGAGGACTTCGACTCCGCCGGTCGCTGGATCGAGGCCGACTACGAGATCGGCGGACGCACCGTCACGGTCGTCTCGACCTACGTGCACTCGGGCGAGGTCGACACCCCGAAGCAGGACGAGAAGTGGAAGTTCCTCGACGCGATGACCAAGCGGCTGCCCGCCCTCCGCGAGCACAACCCACTCGCCGTCGTCGTCGGTGACCTCAACGTCGGCCACGACCAGCGGGACATCAAGAACTGGAAGGGCAACGTCAAGCGTGCCGGGTTCCTGCCGCGCGAACGTGCCTACTTCAGCCGCTTCTTCGGTGCCGACGGCGAACCGGTCGAGGGTGCCGACGGCAGCACCGGCCCCGGTCTCGGCTGGGTCGATGTCGGGCGCGCGCAGGCCGGCGACGTCGACGGGCCGTACACCTGGTGGTCGTGGCGAGGGCAGGCCTTCGACAACGACTCCGGCTGGCGCATCGACTACCAGGTCGCGACGCCGGAGCTCGCCGCGACGGTGACCTCGTACACCGTCGACCGGGCCGCCGCCTACGACCAGCGATGGTCCGACCACGCCCCCGTGGTCGTCGACTACGAACTCTGA
- a CDS encoding MFS transporter: protein MSAAPASTTSAPKTNPRSRVVVASLVGTTIEFYDFYVYATAAVLVFPTLFFPNEDPTASQLSSFVTFALAFFARPVGSILFGHFGDRIGRKTTLVASLLVMGIATFLIGCLPTFGSVGVLAPVLLGVLRFAQGVGLGGEWSGAALLATENAPEGKRGVFGSMPQLGAPIGFLLANGLFIIINAALPAGADGSPNADFQAWGWRIPFLVSSVFVLIGLYVRFRLVESTVFRGVQESGSVAKIPLGRVFRTSWRAVLVGTFGMVATYVLFYFMTTFTLNYGTTGTVGSKLVPQIGLGYSRGEFLSLLMIGVVFFGICTPIAGMLADRFGRRRTLIPTTIGIALFGLTFQFWFAAAHGPITVVTFLIVGLSLMGLTFGPMGALLPELFPTDVRYTGSALAYNVASILGASLAPSIALKLWQPDGNIFLVGLYLTIAAVVTLVALLLVRETRGTDLADAADDDQPAAERVAP from the coding sequence ATGTCCGCCGCACCGGCCTCCACCACCTCCGCCCCGAAGACGAACCCGCGCTCCCGCGTCGTCGTCGCGAGCCTCGTCGGCACCACCATCGAGTTCTACGACTTCTACGTCTACGCGACCGCCGCCGTCCTGGTCTTCCCCACCCTGTTCTTCCCGAACGAGGACCCGACGGCATCGCAGCTGTCCTCGTTCGTCACGTTCGCGCTGGCGTTCTTCGCCCGGCCGGTCGGGTCGATCCTGTTCGGGCACTTCGGTGACCGCATCGGGCGGAAGACCACCCTCGTCGCGTCCCTGCTCGTGATGGGGATCGCGACGTTCCTCATCGGCTGCCTGCCGACCTTCGGCTCGGTCGGGGTCCTGGCGCCGGTGCTCCTCGGTGTCCTCCGCTTCGCACAGGGCGTCGGTCTCGGCGGCGAGTGGTCCGGCGCGGCACTGCTCGCGACCGAGAACGCGCCCGAGGGCAAGCGCGGCGTGTTCGGCTCGATGCCGCAGCTCGGTGCCCCGATCGGCTTCCTGCTCGCCAACGGCCTGTTCATCATCATCAACGCGGCACTGCCCGCCGGCGCCGACGGCAGCCCGAACGCCGACTTCCAGGCGTGGGGCTGGCGGATCCCGTTCCTGGTGTCCTCGGTGTTCGTCCTCATCGGGCTGTACGTCCGCTTCCGCCTGGTCGAGTCCACGGTGTTCCGCGGTGTCCAGGAGTCCGGTTCGGTCGCGAAGATCCCGCTCGGCCGGGTGTTCCGCACCTCGTGGCGCGCGGTCCTCGTCGGCACCTTCGGCATGGTCGCCACCTACGTGCTCTTCTACTTCATGACGACCTTCACGCTGAACTACGGCACCACCGGCACCGTCGGCTCGAAGCTCGTCCCGCAGATCGGCCTCGGCTACTCCCGCGGCGAGTTCCTGTCGCTGCTCATGATCGGCGTCGTGTTCTTCGGGATCTGCACGCCGATCGCCGGCATGCTCGCCGACCGGTTCGGCCGTCGTCGCACGCTCATCCCGACCACCATCGGCATCGCGCTCTTCGGCCTGACGTTCCAGTTCTGGTTCGCGGCGGCGCACGGCCCGATCACGGTCGTCACGTTCCTCATCGTCGGGCTGTCGCTGATGGGGCTCACCTTCGGTCCGATGGGCGCGCTGCTGCCGGAGCTGTTCCCGACCGACGTCCGCTACACCGGCTCGGCGCTGGCGTACAACGTCGCGTCGATCCTCGGTGCCTCGCTCGCGCCGTCGATCGCCCTGAAGCTGTGGCAGCCGGACGGCAACATCTTCCTCGTCGGCCTCTACCTGACGATCGCGGCCGTCGTCACGCTGGTCGCGCTGCTCCTCGTCCGCGAGACCCGCGGCACCGACCTCGCGGACGCCGCCGACGACGACCAGCCGGCCGCGGAGCGCGTCGCGCCGTAA
- a CDS encoding ABC transporter ATP-binding protein: MSILFARPKKTDGPRATFGRLLSYLFENKPAMVVIIVLSILGAGASLAQPLLVNQVVTAVQQGTGMSTLVWALVVLVLVAGVLNGVQHFLLQRAGEGVVLSTRRKLIARILNLPISEFDVRRTGDLVSRVGSDTTLLRAVLTQGLIESIGGALTFTGAVIAMAIIDPLLLLVVIVIVIIAVVVVGGLSRRIRVASKAAQEKVGDLTAAVERGIGAVRTIRAAGATTREVSEVDQHATEAYQRGLVIARMSAFVVPVASIVMQVAFIAVLGIGGAQVAAGTITIATLITFILLLFMMIMPLGQALGAVVAVAQALGALGRIEEVLHLPTEDQDDAAVRPATAIATDDAITFEHVTFRYAGSPNAVGADGAAGVGADGADGATAGADQAVLHDVSFSVPRGSRVALVGPSGAGKSTTLALIERFYDPNQGVIRLGGLDVRGLDRGELRAQIGYVEQDAPVLAGTIRANLLLGSPDASESECVRVLEAVNLGDVLHRDPRGLDAQVGEDGVMLSGGERQRLAIARALLAAPPILLLDESTSSLDGVNEQKMRMAIDAVAEDRTLLVIAHRLSTVVDSDVIVVLEHGRVVGVGTHSELVQSTPLYRDLAKHQLLV; this comes from the coding sequence ATGAGCATCCTGTTCGCACGCCCGAAGAAGACCGACGGGCCCCGCGCCACCTTCGGCCGCCTGCTGTCCTACCTGTTCGAGAACAAGCCGGCGATGGTCGTCATCATCGTGCTGAGCATCCTCGGGGCGGGTGCGTCCCTGGCGCAGCCGCTGCTCGTCAACCAGGTCGTGACCGCCGTCCAGCAGGGCACCGGCATGTCGACGCTGGTGTGGGCGCTCGTGGTCCTGGTGCTCGTCGCCGGCGTCCTCAACGGCGTGCAGCACTTCCTGCTGCAGCGTGCGGGTGAGGGCGTCGTGCTCTCCACCCGACGGAAGCTCATCGCGCGGATCCTCAACCTGCCCATCTCGGAGTTCGACGTCCGGCGCACCGGTGACCTGGTGTCCCGGGTCGGCAGCGACACCACGCTCCTCCGGGCCGTCTTGACGCAGGGGCTCATCGAGTCCATCGGTGGCGCACTCACCTTCACCGGAGCCGTGATCGCGATGGCGATCATCGACCCGCTGCTCCTCCTGGTCGTGATCGTCATCGTGATCATCGCCGTGGTCGTCGTCGGCGGGCTCAGCCGTCGCATCCGGGTCGCCTCGAAGGCCGCGCAGGAGAAGGTCGGCGACCTCACCGCCGCGGTCGAACGGGGCATCGGTGCCGTCCGCACGATCCGCGCCGCGGGTGCCACCACGCGCGAGGTCAGCGAGGTCGACCAGCACGCGACCGAGGCGTACCAGCGCGGCCTCGTCATCGCCCGGATGTCGGCGTTCGTCGTGCCGGTCGCGAGCATCGTCATGCAGGTCGCGTTCATCGCCGTGCTCGGCATCGGCGGCGCGCAGGTCGCGGCGGGGACGATCACCATCGCCACCCTCATCACGTTCATCCTGCTGCTCTTCATGATGATCATGCCGCTCGGTCAGGCACTCGGCGCGGTCGTCGCCGTGGCGCAGGCGCTCGGCGCGCTGGGTCGCATCGAAGAGGTCCTGCACCTGCCGACCGAGGACCAGGACGACGCCGCGGTCCGGCCGGCCACGGCGATCGCCACCGACGACGCCATCACGTTCGAGCACGTCACCTTCCGGTACGCCGGGTCCCCCAACGCCGTCGGGGCGGACGGTGCCGCCGGCGTTGGCGCGGACGGAGCGGACGGTGCGACCGCCGGTGCCGACCAGGCCGTGCTGCACGACGTGTCGTTCAGCGTCCCGCGCGGCTCTCGGGTGGCCCTGGTCGGTCCGTCCGGTGCCGGCAAGTCGACCACGCTGGCGCTCATCGAGCGGTTCTACGACCCGAACCAGGGCGTCATCCGACTCGGTGGTCTCGACGTCCGGGGACTCGACCGCGGTGAGCTCCGTGCGCAGATCGGGTACGTCGAACAGGACGCCCCGGTGCTCGCCGGCACGATCCGCGCGAACCTGCTGCTCGGGTCGCCAGACGCGTCGGAGTCGGAGTGCGTCCGCGTGCTCGAGGCCGTCAACCTCGGCGACGTCCTGCACCGCGACCCCCGCGGTCTCGACGCGCAGGTCGGTGAGGACGGCGTGATGCTCTCCGGCGGTGAACGGCAGCGCCTGGCCATCGCCCGGGCCCTGCTCGCCGCTCCCCCGATCCTCCTGCTCGACGAGTCGACGTCCTCGCTCGACGGCGTGAACGAGCAGAAGATGCGAATGGCGATCGACGCGGTCGCCGAGGACCGCACGCTGCTCGTCATCGCCCACCGGCTGTCCACGGTGGTGGACTCGGACGTCATCGTCGTGCTCGAGCACGGCCGCGTCGTCGGTGTCGGCACCCACTCGGAGCTCGTGCAGAGCACCCCGCTCTACCGGGACCTGGCGAAGCACCAGCTCCTCGTCTGA
- the dacB gene encoding D-alanyl-D-alanine carboxypeptidase/D-alanyl-D-alanine endopeptidase yields the protein MSPQSPQPPVGGPVHRSVAALRASVRRKPVPWAVGGLVVALAVASGGVVAVNAATADQPRAAGSASASRTPLATRTPTSSATPERTPTATPTAKPTATPTPTPSAQAAARTCSVAGAASASGLGRFEGYVMNAATGEELFSRDGGTPAQTGSVMKTLTSATALAVLGGGHTIPTTVTDEGGGTIALVGHGDATLTAGRGTVYPGAPSLGQLAQQVKARLGNTPVTTIVADGTWWSAADAWDPTWPVSERTIGYQPNVTALMVDGDRANPAAATSPRSQDPIGRAGVAFRAALADAGVVGASTAQVTQRATTSQNTIAEVQSQPVSTLIGQMIPNSDNTLAEMLARVSSKQAGAGGTAASLTSVYSNALRGYGVDPSGIRIVDGSGESASNAVSPSFVAHLMVPVTRGDKGLGTLAQVLPVAGVSGTLSSRFTGANAVARGKVHAKTGWIDSANTLGGYIDAADGTKLTFAFYAIGSPRAAALPALDTVTAAVYRCGGSLTGS from the coding sequence ATGTCTCCGCAGTCACCGCAGCCGCCCGTCGGCGGCCCCGTCCACCGTTCCGTGGCTGCCCTGCGCGCCTCCGTCCGCCGGAAGCCCGTGCCGTGGGCGGTCGGTGGACTCGTCGTCGCTCTCGCGGTCGCCTCCGGCGGTGTCGTCGCGGTGAACGCAGCGACTGCGGACCAGCCGCGCGCGGCGGGGTCGGCCAGCGCCTCCCGGACGCCCCTCGCCACCCGGACACCGACGTCGTCCGCGACGCCGGAGCGGACCCCGACGGCCACGCCGACCGCGAAGCCGACGGCGACCCCGACACCGACCCCGTCGGCGCAGGCCGCCGCCCGCACCTGCTCGGTCGCCGGAGCGGCGTCGGCCAGCGGGCTCGGTCGTTTCGAGGGCTACGTGATGAACGCGGCCACCGGCGAAGAGCTGTTCTCCCGCGACGGCGGCACGCCCGCGCAGACCGGCAGCGTGATGAAGACCCTGACGAGTGCGACCGCGCTGGCGGTCCTCGGCGGCGGGCACACCATCCCGACGACCGTCACCGACGAAGGGGGCGGCACCATCGCCCTCGTCGGGCACGGCGACGCGACCCTGACGGCGGGCCGCGGCACGGTCTACCCGGGGGCGCCGAGCCTCGGGCAGCTCGCGCAGCAGGTGAAGGCGCGACTCGGCAACACACCGGTGACGACGATCGTCGCCGACGGCACCTGGTGGAGCGCGGCCGACGCGTGGGATCCGACCTGGCCGGTCAGCGAGCGGACCATCGGGTACCAGCCGAACGTGACCGCGCTCATGGTCGACGGTGACCGGGCGAACCCGGCGGCGGCGACCTCCCCGCGGTCCCAGGACCCGATCGGTCGGGCGGGTGTGGCCTTCCGCGCGGCGCTCGCGGACGCCGGCGTCGTCGGCGCCTCGACCGCGCAGGTGACGCAGCGCGCGACGACCTCGCAGAACACCATCGCCGAGGTGCAGTCGCAGCCGGTCTCGACGCTGATCGGGCAGATGATCCCGAACTCGGACAACACCCTCGCCGAGATGCTCGCCCGGGTCTCGTCGAAGCAGGCCGGTGCCGGGGGGACAGCGGCGTCGCTGACCAGCGTCTACAGCAACGCCCTCCGTGGGTACGGCGTGGACCCGTCCGGCATCCGGATCGTCGACGGCTCCGGTGAGAGCGCGTCGAACGCGGTGTCGCCCTCGTTCGTCGCGCACCTGATGGTCCCGGTGACCCGGGGCGACAAGGGCCTCGGCACGCTCGCGCAGGTGCTGCCGGTCGCCGGGGTGTCCGGCACACTCTCGAGCCGGTTCACCGGGGCGAACGCGGTCGCGCGCGGCAAGGTGCACGCGAAGACCGGGTGGATCGACAGCGCGAACACCCTCGGCGGCTACATCGACGCCGCCGACGGCACGAAGCTGACCTTCGCGTTCTACGCGATCGGGTCGCCTCGGGCGGCGGCGCTCCCGGCACTCGACACGGTCACGGCCGCGGTCTACCGGTGCGGAGGCTCGCTCACCGGCTCCTGA
- a CDS encoding GNAT family N-acetyltransferase, with protein MLPVTLESARVRLDLPTRADTVAITEACQDPEIARWTTIPQPYRAKDAQAFVDALVGPGWASDREYTWAIRRQGSTWLDGVISYRTARRDLGFWLAPGARGAGLVSDAVELVVDWAFAQGAPDVYWECYVGNTASAAVARRAGFAYTGSGDALVPNRDGSPAPAWKGLRRADGTAASDLPWPPGSTSGPAGSLAP; from the coding sequence GTGCTCCCCGTCACGCTCGAGTCGGCCCGGGTGCGGCTCGACCTGCCGACGCGCGCGGACACGGTCGCGATCACCGAGGCCTGCCAGGACCCGGAGATCGCCCGCTGGACGACGATCCCGCAGCCCTACCGGGCCAAGGACGCGCAGGCCTTCGTCGACGCACTCGTCGGCCCCGGGTGGGCGTCCGACCGTGAGTACACGTGGGCGATCCGGCGGCAGGGGTCGACCTGGCTCGACGGCGTGATCAGCTACCGGACCGCCCGCCGGGACCTCGGCTTCTGGCTGGCGCCGGGTGCCCGTGGCGCGGGGCTCGTGTCGGACGCCGTGGAGCTCGTCGTGGACTGGGCGTTCGCGCAGGGCGCCCCCGACGTGTACTGGGAGTGCTACGTCGGCAACACCGCCTCGGCCGCCGTCGCCCGCCGTGCCGGGTTCGCGTACACCGGCAGCGGTGACGCCCTCGTGCCGAACCGCGACGGCTCGCCCGCGCCCGCGTGGAAGGGCCTGCGGCGTGCGGACGGGACCGCCGCGTCGGACCTGCCCTGGCCTCCCGGATCGACGTCGGGGCCCGCCGGTAGTCTCGCTCCGTGA
- the trpS gene encoding tryptophan--tRNA ligase: protein MTSTRIFSGIQPSAGSLHLGNYIGALMQWRDLQDDHDAIYCVVDMHAITSPQDPAELRASTRATAAQYIASGIDPSRSTLFVQSHVPAHAELAWVLNTLTGFGEASRMTQFKDKSARQGAEAASVGLFTYPVLMAADILLYDTAVVPVGDDQRQHVELTRDLAGRFNSRFGDTFVVPEARIGAETARIYDLQDPSSKMSKSAASDSGLIRLLDDPKRTAKKIRSAVTDTEREIRADRAAKPGVTNLLAILSAFTHTPVAELEASFVGKGYGDLKGEVADAVVAELEPVRARTLELLDDPAELDRLLEVGAARAESIAQATLARVYDAIGFVPRAR, encoded by the coding sequence ATGACCAGCACGCGCATCTTCTCCGGCATCCAGCCCTCGGCCGGTTCGCTCCACCTCGGCAACTACATCGGCGCGCTCATGCAGTGGCGTGACCTGCAGGACGACCACGACGCGATCTACTGCGTGGTCGACATGCACGCGATCACCTCCCCGCAGGACCCCGCCGAACTCCGAGCCAGCACGCGTGCCACGGCGGCGCAGTACATCGCGTCCGGCATCGACCCCTCGCGCTCGACGCTGTTCGTGCAGTCGCACGTCCCCGCGCACGCCGAGCTCGCCTGGGTGCTGAACACCCTGACCGGCTTCGGCGAGGCCAGCCGGATGACCCAGTTCAAGGACAAGTCCGCGCGTCAGGGTGCCGAGGCCGCCTCGGTCGGGCTCTTCACGTACCCGGTCCTGATGGCCGCCGACATCCTGCTCTACGACACGGCGGTCGTCCCCGTCGGCGACGACCAGCGCCAGCACGTCGAGCTCACGCGCGACCTCGCCGGCCGCTTCAACTCGCGGTTCGGCGACACGTTCGTCGTGCCGGAGGCACGGATCGGTGCCGAGACAGCGCGCATCTACGATCTGCAGGACCCCTCGAGCAAGATGAGCAAGTCGGCAGCGTCCGACAGTGGCCTCATCCGCCTGCTCGACGACCCGAAGCGCACGGCCAAGAAGATCCGGTCGGCCGTCACCGACACCGAGCGGGAGATCCGGGCCGACCGTGCCGCGAAGCCCGGCGTCACGAACCTGCTGGCGATCCTGTCGGCGTTCACGCACACCCCGGTCGCCGAGCTCGAGGCGTCGTTCGTCGGCAAGGGCTACGGCGACCTGAAGGGTGAGGTGGCCGACGCCGTCGTCGCCGAGCTCGAGCCGGTGCGCGCCCGCACGCTGGAGCTCCTCGACGACCCGGCCGAGCTGGACCGCCTGCTCGAGGTCGGTGCCGCGCGTGCCGAGTCCATCGCCCAGGCCACGCTCGCCCGCGTGTACGACGCCATCGGCTTCGTGCCGCGCGCCCGCTGA
- a CDS encoding NAD-dependent succinate-semialdehyde dehydrogenase — MTDQTTSTTNTTTTDTTATSTTVADAHVSVTDVPTGLFIGGSWRPASGGATFDVRDPSTGAVLASVADATPEDGIAAVDAAVAAQADWAATAPRRRSDLLRRTFDLVHEHADDIAAIMTLEMGKPLGESRGEVVYGAEFLRWFSEEAVRIGGDYRTTPEGTGRGIVLKRPVGPVYAITPWNFPLAMATRKIAPALAAGCTVVLKPADLTPLTTLYLVELFRRAGLPDGVLNVVPASDAKALSAPVIADRRLRKLTFTGSTPVGSALLKQAADNVLKTSMELGGNAPLLVFDDADLDRAVDAAMQAKFRNVGEACTAANRFFVQEGIADAFTAALSERIDALRIGRGTEDGTDIGPLIDSRAVDKAAGLVDDAVERGARLVTGGQRVDREGTFYAPTLLDDVQPGSDILTTEIFGPVVSITRFATEEEGIRLANDTEYGLVAYAFTEDVRRGQRLAERLETGMLGWNTGVVSNAAFPFGGVKASGLGREGSHEGLEEYLETVYVLTPDPFAA, encoded by the coding sequence GTGACCGACCAGACCACCAGCACCACGAACACCACCACCACGGACACCACCGCCACCAGCACGACGGTCGCGGACGCGCACGTCAGCGTCACCGACGTCCCCACCGGCCTCTTCATCGGCGGCTCTTGGCGTCCGGCCAGCGGCGGCGCGACCTTCGACGTCCGTGACCCGTCCACCGGCGCGGTCCTGGCGAGCGTCGCGGACGCCACCCCCGAGGACGGCATCGCCGCCGTGGACGCCGCCGTCGCCGCGCAGGCGGACTGGGCCGCGACCGCACCGCGGCGTCGCTCCGACCTGCTGCGGCGCACGTTCGACCTGGTGCACGAGCACGCGGACGACATCGCCGCGATCATGACGCTCGAGATGGGCAAGCCGCTCGGCGAGTCCCGCGGTGAGGTCGTCTACGGTGCCGAGTTCCTCCGGTGGTTCTCGGAGGAGGCCGTGCGCATCGGCGGCGACTACCGCACGACCCCCGAGGGCACCGGCCGCGGCATCGTCCTGAAGCGCCCGGTCGGCCCGGTGTACGCGATCACGCCGTGGAACTTCCCGCTCGCGATGGCGACCCGGAAGATCGCGCCGGCCCTCGCCGCCGGGTGCACCGTGGTGCTGAAGCCCGCCGACCTCACCCCGCTGACGACGCTGTACCTGGTCGAGCTGTTCCGCCGTGCCGGGCTGCCGGACGGTGTGCTCAACGTGGTGCCGGCCTCCGACGCGAAGGCCCTGTCCGCACCGGTGATCGCGGACCGGCGGCTCCGGAAGCTGACCTTCACGGGCTCGACCCCGGTCGGTTCGGCGCTGCTCAAGCAGGCGGCGGACAACGTGCTGAAGACGAGCATGGAACTCGGCGGCAACGCCCCGCTGCTGGTGTTCGACGACGCGGACCTCGACCGGGCGGTGGACGCGGCGATGCAGGCGAAGTTCCGCAACGTCGGCGAGGCCTGCACCGCCGCGAACCGCTTCTTCGTGCAGGAGGGCATCGCCGACGCGTTCACCGCGGCACTCTCGGAGCGGATCGACGCGCTGCGCATCGGCCGGGGTACCGAGGACGGCACGGACATCGGGCCGCTCATCGACTCCCGCGCGGTCGACAAGGCCGCGGGGCTCGTCGACGACGCCGTGGAGCGCGGCGCCCGACTGGTCACCGGCGGGCAGCGCGTCGACCGTGAGGGCACCTTCTACGCGCCGACGCTGCTGGACGACGTGCAGCCCGGCTCCGACATCCTGACGACCGAGATCTTCGGACCGGTCGTGTCGATCACCCGCTTCGCCACCGAGGAAGAGGGCATCCGGCTCGCGAACGACACCGAGTACGGCCTGGTCGCGTACGCGTTCACCGAGGACGTGCGCCGTGGGCAGCGTCTGGCCGAGCGCCTGGAGACGGGGATGCTCGGCTGGAACACGGGTGTCGTGTCGAACGCGGCGTTCCCGTTCGGCGGAGTGAAGGCCTCGGGTCTCGGTCGTGAGGGGTCGCACGAGGGCCTCGAGGAGTACCTCGAGACGGTCTACGTGCTGACCCCGGACCCCTTCGCCGCCTGA
- a CDS encoding HPr family phosphocarrier protein produces the protein MSEATRTVTVASASGLHARPASLFVQTVTASGHQVTIAKGEKSANAGSILGLLGLGVENGDQVTLTVSGDDAETTADSLVDFLQTDHDAA, from the coding sequence ATGTCCGAAGCCACCCGCACCGTCACCGTCGCCAGCGCATCCGGCCTGCACGCGCGCCCCGCGTCGCTGTTCGTCCAGACCGTCACCGCGTCCGGCCACCAGGTCACCATCGCCAAGGGCGAGAAGTCGGCCAACGCCGGCAGCATCCTCGGCCTCCTCGGCCTCGGCGTCGAGAACGGCGACCAGGTCACGCTGACCGTGTCCGGCGACGACGCCGAGACCACCGCGGACAGCCTGGTCGACTTCCTGCAGACGGACCACGACGCGGCCTGA
- the ribD gene encoding bifunctional diaminohydroxyphosphoribosylaminopyrimidine deaminase/5-amino-6-(5-phosphoribosylamino)uracil reductase RibD yields MHRALELAARGPVVGDHARVGAVLLAPDGRVLGEGWHRGAGTPHAEVDAMGKVDPAHLRGATAVVTLEPCDHVGRTGPCSVALIEAGVARVVYAVDDPGPAAHGGADRLRAAGVDVVPDVLADQAEAFLERWLLSVRLGRPWVTVKWAASLDGRAAAADGTSQWITGAAARQHVHEQRAAHDAVLVGTGTALTDDPSLTARGDAGEFLADQPLPVVLGDRPLPADAALHRHPRGVLTIPGHDLDAALHTLRDRGVHSVLVEGGPTVASAFIAAGLADELLVYLAPVLLGGPRVALGDIGVGSIHAARMLRVMSTSSLGPDLLVRARTVPQRSDGAVDGAPTDRSTT; encoded by the coding sequence ATGCACCGCGCGCTCGAGCTCGCGGCCCGCGGCCCCGTCGTCGGCGACCACGCGCGGGTCGGCGCCGTCCTGCTCGCCCCCGACGGCCGGGTCCTCGGCGAGGGCTGGCACCGCGGTGCCGGCACCCCGCACGCCGAGGTCGACGCCATGGGCAAGGTCGACCCGGCGCACCTCCGCGGCGCGACCGCCGTGGTGACCCTCGAACCCTGCGACCACGTCGGCCGGACCGGGCCGTGCTCCGTCGCGCTCATCGAGGCCGGTGTCGCCCGCGTCGTCTACGCCGTCGACGACCCCGGTCCGGCCGCCCACGGCGGTGCCGACCGACTGCGTGCCGCCGGCGTCGACGTCGTGCCGGACGTGCTCGCCGACCAGGCCGAGGCGTTCCTCGAGCGCTGGCTGCTCTCGGTCCGGCTCGGCCGTCCGTGGGTGACCGTCAAGTGGGCCGCCAGCCTGGACGGCCGCGCCGCCGCCGCCGACGGCACGAGCCAGTGGATCACCGGCGCCGCGGCCCGGCAGCACGTGCACGAGCAGCGCGCCGCGCACGACGCCGTCCTCGTCGGCACCGGCACCGCCCTGACCGACGACCCGAGCCTGACCGCCCGCGGCGACGCCGGGGAGTTCCTCGCCGACCAGCCGCTGCCCGTCGTCCTCGGGGACCGCCCGCTCCCCGCCGACGCGGCCCTGCACCGGCACCCTCGCGGCGTCCTCACCATCCCCGGGCACGACCTCGACGCCGCCCTCCACACCCTCCGCGACCGCGGGGTCCACAGCGTCCTCGTCGAGGGCGGACCGACCGTCGCATCCGCGTTCATCGCCGCCGGACTCGCCGACGAACTGCTCGTCTACCTGGCCCCCGTCCTCCTCGGCGGACCCCGTGTCGCACTCGGCGACATCGGGGTGGGAAGTATCCACGCAGCGCGGATGTTGCGTGTAATGTCAACGTCCAGCCTCGGCCCCGACCTGCTGGTCCGCGCCCGCACGGTCCCGCAGCGGTCCGACGGCGCGGTCGACGGGGCCCCCACCGACCGGAGCACCACATGA